Part of the Longimicrobiaceae bacterium genome is shown below.
GCGGAAGAGATCGCACGGGTGCTGAGGGTCAGCCCCCGCGTGGCGGAGGAGGTGCTGGAGAGCGCTCGGGCTGCCGTGCGGAGATAGAGGCCGATGCCGCCCCCGCTGATCGGCATCGACGTCGGCTCGACCACCGTGAAAGCGGTCGTCCTCGACGCGGACAGCCGTGAGATCCTCTGGAAGGACTACCAGCGCCACGAGACGCGGCAGCCGGAGAAGGTCGAACAGTTCCTGACCGCGATCCTGGACGCCTTCCCGGAGGCTCGGGACAGGGTGCGGGTCTACATGACCGGCTCCGGCGCGGGTCCGCTCTGCGAACCTCTGGGCGCGCGCTTCATCCAGGAGGTCAACGCCGTCACCATGGCGGTGGAACAGCTCCATCCGGACGTGGGGTCGGTGGTGGAGCTGGGGGGGCAGGACGCCAAGATCATCCTCTTCAACGTGGACGAGGCCACCGGTGAGCGCACCTGTCAGACCTCGATGAACGACAGGTGCGCCTCCGGCACCGGCGCGACCATCGACAAGTGCATGCTCAAGGTGGGGATGGATCCGGCGGAGGTGGCGCGTATCGCCTTCGACCCGGACCGCCTCCACCACGTCGCGGCCAAATGCGGGGTGTTCGCCGAGACCGACATCGTCAACCTGGTCAAGGCGGGCATTCCCGGGCCGGAGATCATGAACTCGCTGGCGGACGCGATCGTTCGCCAGAACCTCGCGGTGCTCACCCGCGGCAACACGCTCCGCGCGCGGGTGCTCCTCCTCGGCGGGCCCAACTGCTACCTCCCCTTCCTGCAAGCCTGCTGGCGCCTGCGCATCCCCGAGACCTGGGCGGAGCGCGGGTACGAGTACGACCGCGATGCCCCGCTCGAGGAGCTGATCCTGGTGCCGCCGGACAGTCAGTACTACGCGGCGTACGGGGCGGTCCTGTTCGGCCTGCTGGACCCGAGCAATGCGGCGCGAGCCGAATTCCGCGGGCTGGAACCCCTGCGAGAGTACATGCGCAGCGGGCGCTCCGCACGCCTCGCCGCCGACGCCGGCCCACCGCTCGCGCGCAGCGCGGCGGAGCTCGACTCCTTCCGAGAGGCTTACGCGGTTCCCCTGTTTCGCCCGCGCGGCTGCACCCCCGGCGAGGTCGTGCGCGCCGCCATCGGCATCGATGGGGGGTCCACCTCGAGCAAAGCCGTCCTGGTGTCGGAGGATGGCGAGGTGCTGCGCAAGGCGTACCGTCTGTCCAAGGGCAACCCGATCCAGGATGTCAAGGAGATCCTGGCGGAGCTACGCGCGGGCGTGGAGGGGGACGGCGGAAGGCTCGAGGTGGTCGCGGTCGGCGCCACCGGGTACGCCGCCCCCGTGCTGGAGGAGTCCCTCCGGGTGGACGCGAACGTGGTCGAGACGATCGCTCACATGATGAGCGCGCGAGCCTACTTCCCCGACGTCGACGTCATCTGTGACATCGGTGGCCAGGACATCAAGGTCATCTTCATGGAGAACGGGGACGTCAAGGACTTCAAGCTGAGCAACCAGTGCTCGGCGGGGAACGGCATGCTGCTGCAGGCGATGGCCGACCAGTTCGGCATCCCCATCACCCGCTATTCGGACGTGGCCTTCGACGCGGCACTCTCGCCGAAGTTCAGCTACGGGTGCGCCGTGTTCCTGGACACCGACCGGGTGAACTTCCAGAAGGAGGGCTACAGCAAGGAGGAGATGCTCGCCGGACTGGCGATGGTGCTGCCCAAGAACGTGTGGCAGTACGTGGTCGGGGTGCCGCGCATGGCGGAGCTGGGGACCCGCTTCGTCCTGCAGGGGGGCACGCAGAAGAACCTGGCCGCCGTGAAGGCTCAGGTGGACTACATCCGCGCGCGGGTGCCGGGGGCAGAGGTCTTCGTCCACCCGCACTGCGGGGAGGCCGGCGCCATCGGGGCGGCGATGGAGGCGCTGCGCGTGGTGGGGCGTCGCGGGGAAAGCCGGTTCGTGGGCCTGCAGGCGGCGATCGAGCTGGCATACACCACCCGCAACGACGAGAGCACCCGCTGCAACTTCTGCCCGAACCACTGCTCCCGAACCTTCATCGACACGCGGACTCCGGACGGGAGGACGTCGCGCTACATCGCCGGCTTCTCGTGCGAGAAGGGCACGGTGGAGAGCAAGGAGGCGCTGAAGGCACTGGTGGCCGAGCGCAAGGCGCTGCGTGCACGCTATCCGAACATGGTGGAGTACGAGAGCGAGCTCGCCTTCCGGCACTTCTACGAGCCGGCGCCGCTCCCGGAGGCCGGGAGCCCGATCGCCGACGTAGAGGTGCGCCGCGGGTTTTTCGGGAGCATCCGGCGGCGCCCGATCACGCGCGGGTTCGAGCGCTCTTCGGCCGCGGACGCGGAGTGGCGCGCCGGGCTGCGGATCGGGATGCCCCGGGTGCTGAACATGTACAGCACGGGACCGCTCTGGCGGACCTATTTCGAGACGCTGGGTGTGCCCCAGCACCACATCATCTGGAGCGACGTCAGCTCGGAGGAGATGTTCAGGGAAGGCGGGAAGTACGGATCCATCGATCCGTGCTATCCCTCGAAGGTGGCGCAGGCGCACATCCACAACCTGCTGGTGCACAAGCACACCGGGCGCCGCACCGGGCCGCTGCAGTTCATCTTCTTCCCCTGCCTCACCCACGTTCCGACCTTCGTCAGCCACACGGTCGATGCGGCCGCGTGCCCCATCGTGGCCGGCTCTCCCAAGGTGTTGCGCGCCGCGTTCACCAAGGAGGTGGATTTCTTCGCCCGCGCCGGCGTCGAGTACGTGGACGTCGCCCTCTCCCTCAACGAGCCGTACTACTTCAGCGAGCAGCTCTGGCAGGCATGGGGAGACCGGCTGCGCATCACCAGGGACGAGCACAACGTCGCCATCGAGCAGGGGTGGGCGGCCATGGCGGAGTTCGATCGGCTGGTGCAGGAGGGGGGTCGGGCGATCCTGGAGGAGGTGGAGCAAACCGGCCGGATCGCCGTGCTGGTGATCGGCCGGCCGTATCACCTCGATCCGGGAATGCACCACGGCATCCCGGACGAGATCCAGGCGCTGGGCTACCCGATCCTGTCGATCCGATCGATCCCCAAGGATCCGGAGTGGCTGGCGACGTACTTCCGCGCCGATCTCGATGAGGGCCGGATCGCGGACGTCTTCGACATCCGTGACGTGTGGCCGGAGAACTACTCGGCGAACTCGGTGCAGAAGGTGTGGGCCGCCCGTTTCGCCGCGCGACACCCGAATTTGGGCGTCCTCGACCTCTCCTCCTTCAAGTGCGGACACGACGCGCCCACCTACGGTCTGATCGATTCAATCCTGAAGGCCGCCGGTACCCCGCGCCTGGTCATGCACGACATCGACGCCAACAAGCCGGGTGGATCCATCGCCATCCGCACGAAGACCTTTGCCTACTCCCTCGAGCGCCACGCGGAGCGCCTGGAGGACCGGCGTGCGCGCGTGGCCGAGCTGAAGCGGCGCGTCGATGAGCGGCTGCGGGAGATGCGGGAGGGCCCCCGGGCCGGCTCCGGGACGTGGCAACTACCGGTACTGCCTGCCTCTGCCGCGGGCGTAGCCTGCTCACGCCGATGAAGCTACCGATCCTCGATACGGTCCTCCCCGCCGATCTCAGCGAGAGCGAGCTGCGGGAGCTGCAGGCCTACTCGCTGCGGGAGGCCGCGATCCTGGGGCTCGCCGAGGCGGTGACCCAGTGGCGCGATCCCCTGCCCAACCGCTTCACCGCGGACCAGCGGCCGGACACCACCATCTGGATCTCCGGGCTGACCTGGAGCCACGACCTGCTGCTCGCCGCCGCCCTCCGCGGGATCGGCTACCACGTCCGCCCGCTTGCTGTCCCCGACAACGAGTCGCTGCGCTTCGGCAAGGAGTTCGGCAACCGTGGCCAGTGCAATCCCACGTATTACACGGTGGGAAACCTGATCAAGCACCTGCGGGCGCTGCAGGAGGCTGGAGTTCCCAGGGAGCAGATCATCGCGCACCACGTGTTCCTCACGGCCGGCGCGTGCGGACCGTGCCGGTTCGGCACCTACGTGACCGAATACCGGAAGGCGCTCCGGGACGCCGGCTTCGAGGGGTTCCGGGTGCTGCTCTTCCAGCAGCAGGGCGGCCTCCGGCAGGCCACGGGAAAGGACGCGGGGATCCGCTTCGACCCGCAGTTCTTCCGCACCGTGCTCAAGGCCTTCCTGGCGGGGGACGTGCTCAACTTAGTGGGCTACCGGCTGCGCCCCTACGAGGTCACACCCGGGGCGACCGACGCCGCCATCGAACGCTGTCGCGAGGTGCTGATCGCGGCGTTCGAGCGCCGCAGCTCCATCCTGGTTGCGCTCCGTCGCTGCCGGGGAATCCTGGAGGCGGTGGAGGTGGACCGGCTGCGACCCAAGCCGATGGTGGCGGTCATCGGCGAGTTCTGGGCGATGACCACCGAGGGAGAAGGCAACTACGAGCTGCAGCGCTTCCTGGAGGCCGAGGGGGCGGAGGTCTCGATCCAGCCCGTCACCAACTGGATGCTGTTCATGCTGTGGGAGCAGATGCGCGACACGCGGGCGCGGATGGGCCTGCGCGGTGTGGACACGGGTCGTAAGGGGCTGGCAGGCAAGAATCCCCGGAGGAAAGTGCTGCTGCTGCAGGCGGCCCGCGTGGCGTTGGTGGGTCTGTTTCGCGCCTTTGCGGGGGCGATCGGTCTGAGAGGCGTGCATCTGCCGGATATGGAGCGCATCGCCGCACTGGCGCACGAGCATTACGACAACGAGCTGCGGGGCGGCGAGGGGCACATGGAGGTCGGCAAGCTGATCGACTGCGTCGCCGAGCGGCGGGCCCACATGGTGGTCTCGGTGAAGCCGTTCGGGTGCATGCCGAGCTCCGGGGTGAGCGACGGCGTACAGAGCCTGGTGGCCGCCCGCTATCCGGAGGCCATCTTTCTCGCGGTCGAGACCACCGGCGACGGCAAGGTCAACGCGCAGAGCCGCGTGCAGATGATGCTCTTCAAGGCGCACCAGCGCGCGCGGGCCGAGTACGAGGAGGCGCTGCGGGCGGCGGGGCTGAGCGAGGAGGCCGCCAGGCGGAGGCTGCTCGGCGATCGGCGGGCGAGGGGCGCGCTGCATTATCCCGCGCACCGGGTGGCGGGGACGGCGGCGAACCAGGTGCTGGAGCTGGGGGCGGCCACTGGGGGGCAGCGGTTCTCCGGTACCCCTTTGCAACATTCGATTGGCGGTTAAATTCGCAATCTCCTCCAACTTCTGTAGTGCCCGAGCATACCTGGGCAGACCTCCAGCCATCTTCGGCGACGCCATCGTCGTCGATCCGCTACATCTGCAGTCACTACTGCACCACACACCCCAATGGAGTCCGAAGCCTCCTCTTCAACGCTCGCCATCGAGGTCGCCGCGCTGGTATGGAGACGCTCGCCGGAGACCGGTCTTCGGGAACTAGCATTCCTGAACGACCGATCCGTTAGGGTGGGAGCGAACAGCAGGCGTGTGAGACTGCCGCGGGAGCAGGTCGAGCAACGGGAAAGCCCGCAAGACAAGGCGCTGCAGGCGGCGCAGCAGCTGGGCATCGGGAAGGAGCTGCGCCCGTCCGGGCTGGCTGGATGCCGTTCCGAGCTGCGTGATGGTCAGCTCGAGGTCGTGGTATACTGGAATTTCGAACACGTCTCGCCGTCCGGCGGCAGCCGCGATGACGCCCCGGTCCGTTGGCGCTCGATCCCAGACGCAATCGCAGAGCTCGATCATCCTGAAGTTGCCGCGATCGTTAGACGCGCGGCCGACATGCAGGCGATCCGGGAGCATCCTGCCACTCCGCAGAGACGAATTCGCTTTTTGCGGAGATGGTGGCAGGATCCAAGCACTCGGCGGCTCGCTGTCTCGCTCCCGCCCTATCGCGCGCAGTTCGAGCACCTCGTGTCAATGGTGCCCCGCAGTTCCGATGGCGGTTCCTCGACGCAGGAAACGCGGATGGGATCGTGGATAGGCATCGGCCGACAACTGCTGAACAGAGCCGAGAATGCACTCAGAGCGGGGGAGACGGAGTTGGGATGGAAGTACTTCCACGAAGCTCAACGAGTGGAATTGTACGGGCTTGCATTGCTGGATCCGGGCGCACTTCGGACCCGGGCTTCAGAGATCCGACATGAAGCAGGGAAGCTAAGCGCCGATTCGTGGCGAAAGAAAAGTATCGAAGCGTCACTCGCAGACCCGGAGAAACTCACCGGGCACCCTGCCGATGTCCGCGTGGTGGCAGAGAGCCACCGGATCCTCACTGAAGAATTCGCGAACCGATACGAGAAACTTCGCTTTCTCCGAAGGCAGACGTCCGTGCTCATCGGGCTCGCGGCGGTCGTCCTGCTCCTCCTGGTCCTCAGGGAACCACTGGGGCTCGACCGGTACGCCCTTACCTTTCCCGCTGCTGCCGGGATAGGCTCCCAAGCGCCGCCTGCAGCGCAGATCGACGGAGGCTCCGGGCAACCGACGCCGCCAGCTTCGCTCGGGGAGAACTCGGAGGCGTCGAGTCCCGCGTTGATGAATACGCCTCAAACTCGCCCCGATCCCGGCATCATCCCGATTGCTCTGTTTGGAGTACTGGGCGCCGCCATCAGCGCGCTCTTCAGAGTCAGCAAAACGGCCATCGATATCACCATCCCCGCCCAACGCATAACCGGAATCACGACTCTGGCCCACGTGACCATTGGCGCAGTGGCTGCAGTGGTGGTATGCATGGCCGCTGAGGCCGGGCTGGCGGGATTTACCGCCGAATCGCCTTCGATCTACGCGGTGTTGGCTTTTGCATCAGGTTTCTCTGAGCGGCTGTTGCCATCTACCATGGACAAGGTCAAGGCCTGAACCCTTCCTGTCGGCCAGGTTGCGATTCGAACAGAGACACGGCTCGTCTGACGAGATCCCGGGTGTCTTCCCAGATGATCAGTCGAAGCGCCTCCTCCAGCGTGCACCAGCGGGTTTCCCTGTCCTCGCCCCCGCCAACCTCTGACACGCCGCCCACCAGAAAGTACTCTGCATGAACCACCCCCTCGTCGGACGGGAACTCGAGAGCTCCTAGCGGAGCGATCACTTGCCCCTGTATTCCCGCCTCTTCCCGCAACTCACGCACTGCAGCTTCTGACTCCGTCTCGCCCGGCTCTACATGGCCCTTGGGCAGAATCCAGTGCTCAGGGTTCTTCTTTGCACGAACGAGGAGAATGCACAACTCGTCGCCGACGGAGCGAACGGCGACCGCACCCGCCTGAGAGATCATGTTC
Proteins encoded:
- a CDS encoding BadF/BadG/BcrA/BcrD ATPase family protein, which encodes MPPPLIGIDVGSTTVKAVVLDADSREILWKDYQRHETRQPEKVEQFLTAILDAFPEARDRVRVYMTGSGAGPLCEPLGARFIQEVNAVTMAVEQLHPDVGSVVELGGQDAKIILFNVDEATGERTCQTSMNDRCASGTGATIDKCMLKVGMDPAEVARIAFDPDRLHHVAAKCGVFAETDIVNLVKAGIPGPEIMNSLADAIVRQNLAVLTRGNTLRARVLLLGGPNCYLPFLQACWRLRIPETWAERGYEYDRDAPLEELILVPPDSQYYAAYGAVLFGLLDPSNAARAEFRGLEPLREYMRSGRSARLAADAGPPLARSAAELDSFREAYAVPLFRPRGCTPGEVVRAAIGIDGGSTSSKAVLVSEDGEVLRKAYRLSKGNPIQDVKEILAELRAGVEGDGGRLEVVAVGATGYAAPVLEESLRVDANVVETIAHMMSARAYFPDVDVICDIGGQDIKVIFMENGDVKDFKLSNQCSAGNGMLLQAMADQFGIPITRYSDVAFDAALSPKFSYGCAVFLDTDRVNFQKEGYSKEEMLAGLAMVLPKNVWQYVVGVPRMAELGTRFVLQGGTQKNLAAVKAQVDYIRARVPGAEVFVHPHCGEAGAIGAAMEALRVVGRRGESRFVGLQAAIELAYTTRNDESTRCNFCPNHCSRTFIDTRTPDGRTSRYIAGFSCEKGTVESKEALKALVAERKALRARYPNMVEYESELAFRHFYEPAPLPEAGSPIADVEVRRGFFGSIRRRPITRGFERSSAADAEWRAGLRIGMPRVLNMYSTGPLWRTYFETLGVPQHHIIWSDVSSEEMFREGGKYGSIDPCYPSKVAQAHIHNLLVHKHTGRRTGPLQFIFFPCLTHVPTFVSHTVDAAACPIVAGSPKVLRAAFTKEVDFFARAGVEYVDVALSLNEPYYFSEQLWQAWGDRLRITRDEHNVAIEQGWAAMAEFDRLVQEGGRAILEEVEQTGRIAVLVIGRPYHLDPGMHHGIPDEIQALGYPILSIRSIPKDPEWLATYFRADLDEGRIADVFDIRDVWPENYSANSVQKVWAARFAARHPNLGVLDLSSFKCGHDAPTYGLIDSILKAAGTPRLVMHDIDANKPGGSIAIRTKTFAYSLERHAERLEDRRARVAELKRRVDERLREMREGPRAGSGTWQLPVLPASAAGVACSRR
- a CDS encoding NUDIX domain-containing protein — translated: MISQAGAVAVRSVGDELCILLVRAKKNPEHWILPKGHVEPGETESEAAVRELREEAGIQGQVIAPLGALEFPSDEGVVHAEYFLVGGVSEVGGGEDRETRWCTLEEALRLIIWEDTRDLVRRAVSLFESQPGRQEGFRP